The nucleotide window ACCAAACGAATGCTGTGTGTGTAAAGTCAGTTCACATTGTGTTTGGGCACACATATAtgtgttgtgggttttcccaggtcatgtgtttcccctgggctctgtccggtttcctcccatcataatgctggctgccgttatataagtgaaatattcttgggaaaTTACCAGTTCTAGGgtgaacattttcattttgcatGGAGAGAGCTAAATCTGAAGGAAATAAACTccataaatgataaatgatacaGAGTACACCTTGGTGGTTTTCAGGTTCTTATTCCTGTGTTTGCTCTGGGAAGGGCTCAGGAGTTGTGTATTTTACTGGAGTCTTACTGGGAGAGAATGAATCTCAAAGTCCCTATATACTTCTCACTTGGCTTGACTGAAAAGGTGAGTAATTTTTTGTCTTGGTTTTTCAGAAGCATATTTTTATCATAATTAGAAATAATGGAGTGCATCATGTCTGTGTGCTTAAGATCCTTGTTAGCCAGAAACCACATGGCATGCCTACTACCAGTATGACTAAGGTTCTTGTTAGCTGGAAACCATGTGGCATGCCTATTACCAGTATGACTAAGGTTCTTGTTAGCTGGAAACCATGTGGCATGCCTATTACCAGTATGACTAAGATCCTTGTTAGCTGGAAACCACGTGGCATGCCTACTACCAGTATGACTAAGATCCTTGTTAGCTGGAAACCACTTGGCATGCCTACTACCAGTATGACCAAGATCCTTGTTAGCTGGAAACCACATGGCATGCCTACTACTAGTATGACAAAGATCCTTGTTAGCTGAAAACCACATGGCATGCCTACTACCAGTATGACTAAGATCCTTGTTAGCCAGAAACCACATGGCATGCCTACTACCAGTATGACTAAGATTCTTGTTAGTTGAAGACCATGTGGCATGCCTACTACCAGTATGACTAAGATCCTTGTTAGCTGGAGACCATGTGGCATGCCTACTACCAGTATGACTAAGATCCTTGTTAGCTGAAAACCACATGGCATGCCTACTACCAGTATGACTAAGATCCTTGTTAGCTGAAAACCACATGGCATGCCTACTACCAGTATGACTAAGATTCTTGTTAGCTGGAAACCATGTGGCATGCCTATTACCAGTATGACTAAGATCCTTGTTAGCTGGAAACCACAACCTACTACCAGTATGACATCCATATATGTGTTGAATTGATTGAATTTCAACCATTTTCAGGCAATGAGCTTCTGATTACCCACAGTCATAGCATTGTAGACATTAATATGATATTAGGTACACGTTAGTTCACCTGAATAACTCATCTTTAACACATTTGTCAGGTCCATTTATGATAACAGTTAATTTGGAGAAGTCTATGATGTGTTTTAATGTATTATGGTTGTAAGAAAATGTGCTTAGCTTAATCTTCCTGCTATGGGGAGATCAGAAAAAGCTGACCATCTTGtgaaaatatactttcatttgcCGGTTTGATTTTGCTTCTCctgtaataaaacaaactgttgTTGTCTAATTCAAAAATTTACGTGGACTTCACTAAATAATGTGGCTGCATGATTAATGTGGTTGTAAGTTTTGAGCCTTAAAGTTTGACCCTTAAAGTCAAGTAGGCCTAacttgctttttattttttgtcttcagGCCAATCATTACTATAAACTGTTTATCACATGGACTAGTCAGAAGATCAAAAAGACATTTGTGCAGAGGAACATGTTTGAGTTCAACCACATACGGGTGAGTTTATTTAGAGGAACATGTTTGAGTTCAACCACATATGGCTGAGTTTGTTCATAAGAACATGTTTGAGTACAACCACATGTGGGTGAGTTTGTGTAGAGGAACATGTTTGAGTTCAACCACATCCAAGTGAGTTTGTGTAGAGGAACATGTTTGAGTTCAACCACATATGGCTGAGTTTGTTCATAAGAACATGTTTGAGTACAACCACATGTGGGTGAGTTTGTGTAGAGGAACATGTTTGAGTTCAACCACATGTGGGTGAGTTTGTGTAGAGGAACATGTTTGAGTTCAACCACATATGGCTGAGTTTGTTCATAAGAACATGTTTGAGTTCAACCACATGTGGGTGAGTTTGTGTAGAGGAACATGTTTGAGTTCAACCACATGTGGGTGAGTTTGTGTAGAGGAACATGTTTGAGTTCAACCACATATGGCTGAGTTTGTTCATAAGAACATGTTTGAGTTCAACCACATGTGGGTGAGTTTGTGTAGAGGAACATGTTTGAGTTCAACCACATCCAAGTGAGTTTGTGTAGAGGAACATGTTTGAGTTCAACCACATATGGCTGAGTTTGTTCATAAGAACATGTTTGAGTTCAACCACATGTGGGTGAGTTTGTGTAGCGGAACATGTTTGAGTTCAACCACATCTAAGTGAGTTTGTTCAGAGGAGCATGCTTGAGTTCAACCTCACCTGGATGAGTATGCGTTGAGGGACATGTTTGAGTTCAACCATACATGGGTGAGTTGGATCAGAGGAACATGTTTGAGTTCATGTTTGAGTGACAGCTTGTCAATTACTGTGTTATCTTTGAACTGTTTCTAATATATTGATGACTAATGTgattttgtgatttgtgtttttgatggAAAAAATCACCAACTTCCCTTAAAATTTTttaagatatacatatacatggtacAAGTGGTATAAGTTATACAACAATTTCAAATCCAATCTGTTCATTTAATAATCTTCATCATTAAACATGAAGATTAGCCAGAAGTGTTGTATGTTAGGTCACATATTTTTTGTAAGGTTTTGGTTGTTCTAGGTTAGTTTATGGAACATTCCTTTTCAAAAACATTGGGAAAAACATTGAGCcaagtatttgtatatttgttagGCTTTTGACAAGGCTTACATCGACAACCCTGGTCCGATGGTTGTTTTTGCCACGCCTGGAATGTTGCATGCTGGTCTGTCGTTACAAATCTTCAAAAAGTGGGCtccaaatgaaaacaatatggTGAGTAAATACACAAAGGCACTGATTGTGACTGCACTGATTTCATTTAGATTTCCACAGCGCAGAGGTATTTGGGTGACAAAAGTTGCagaatatttaatgaattttatCTGAAAGCAGTTGTGGCTTGTAACTTTTGTGAATAGTGTTGATGTTTTAGGTTTCGTAATTCTTGTATAAGATAAACCATAGGCAAATAGGACATGACTAACTGTCTCCTTTTTTTCAAGGTAATTATGCCAGGATACTGTGTAGCGGGTACAATTGGACACAAGATTCTGAATGGTATGCGCAGGCTAGAGATGGAAAATAAGCAGACGGTATgtgaaaatttttgtttttatgtttgacTGTTGTCTAACACCACACTCAGAAATGTTCCTCCTATACATATctgatggcagtcagctttatgagtGGAGATGTGGTACCCACACTACACATCACGATAtggaatatttctttttttttatgcatttgtGCTCAGTTGGTGGAGAAAgttgttttcattgtgttttaAAGAAAGAATTTGACATGTATTTCAGAATTGCATCATGTATGGGGTTCTTATTGCATGAAGgtaataaatctgacaaagTAATGTGGGGAAAAATCACTTCCTGTGATGCAGGtgtcatatatgtatttcagattttaatattaAACAACAGATGCATAAGTACCAACTAATGAAGTACTACCTTTAATACACCATTCATATGTAGCTGACCCCTGAGGAGATTGTATGCCTACCTAACAAAATTTTGTGCCTGCAAACATTTGCCTTTGATATCTTTGAAAAGGATTCTGCACTATTTTCAATTCTATTCACTCTACTTTGTTGGAGAAAGATTTATACACTCTTTCTGTAGAGTTCAGAAAATCAAATACAACACTGAAAAACCTGTGTGACAACATCATTCTGATATTGTCAGTTTGCtgtggccatacatgggaagttcttccagcaacctgctggtggtcgtgggtttccccgtgctctgctcggtttcctcccaacataattctggttgccgtcgtataagtgaaatattcttaagcacagcgtaaaacaccaatcaaatgaatagataaatatatcaatCAATTTGCTGTATTTCAGCTTGAGGTGAAACTGTCGGTACAGTACATGTCGTTCAGCGCGCATGCAGATGCTAAGGGAATCATGCAGTTGATTTCTCAGTGTGAACCCAGGAATGTGTTACTCGTTCATGGGGAAGCTGCCAAGATGGACTTcctcaaaacaaaaatacaacaagAGTTTGGTGAGGATTTATTCTTtatattggtacatgtaggattaaaaattaatataatataatatcgTAAGAGAATGTTATGACTTTGAAATTAGGCCCGTGGAAGGCATCTTTGAGACactaaaattttcaaaaattccaCATTTGACTTGCTTATTTTATGTGTAACACAAGTTTCTCCATTTCAGCCTTTGTGCTCTTCTGTCAACATTTTACAGATGTGTTGTAAttcatcagtcaaataaaaaatataatataatcaGTATGATTAATGAAAGGAGTGTTGCACTTATCGTCATGATGTTCTTGTGTTGCCTTGGTAGGAATTGACTGTTTCAAACCAGCCAATGGAGAAACAGTCTCCATAGCAACCCAACACAACATCCCTGTAGATATATCACTGAGTTTGTTGAAGAGAGAAGCTGCAGCTGCAGGTATGTGGCAAAACATAATTCAGTATTTTCCAGAATTGAATTTCTTATTCAGTAGGACTTTTACAGATACTGTTAGCATGGTTTAAAAACTGGAAATGAGAGTACAGATGGTCGTAAATTCCGTTGCCATTGTGTGGAACAGAAAGCCTGaatgattttcagtttttgttacgACAATATGTACTAGTAAAAGCCAATAAACCTGTTACTTTTCATGTGGTCctgatttcacaaaatgtcattcaTTTCATTGCTTAATTGCTAAAGTTGATATTTCTTTTGGTTCAGAGTCTTATGTCCAACATGGAGTGTTTCTTGATAAACTTAAGTCAAACACTTTGTAAATATAGTGTTAAGTTACATTTGCTTAAGCATGTTAAACAGAAGAATGTAAAAGTTTCGTGAAACCagccttaaaggagaagaaaacttaaaaaacatgacactatatgctgaaaagagcacatttttttctctctggtggtgcctgctgcataattttgcgattttttcttgccatacatgtaaagcctgaaaactgcaaagctggcataaatcgccgagtccTTCGCATCTTCCATCTTTAataccctgtaatttatgctgaggtgtgttgcctctcagccaatgagagtcctTAAAACTGCctgcttgtttgtgtaaacgtggaacctacatccaacattccggtttcctgatcgtcaagcggaaaacaaactgtactgttcactaccttctaGGAAGAAGAGTTCTgccggaaatgtatgaactgcacttcggcggtttccaatGGCatttctcctcctaacacagaaaacttcaggactagttcttatgCAAagtggagtcgcccacagcagattttggcgcggactttatatataatttatcaacttgaggtacatattagaatttttttatgacatgcacctgcgaggCAAAGCATACTCTTTCAACGGTGTTTgcttgatatttaaattttcttctcctttaaatctTTGTACTTATGTCCTAATGATGTTTTGAAGACTCCTCAACTGAGCAATGGTTTATAAGCACaacaagttttaaaacaaaggaAACGTCAGTTTGAAAATCTGTCCTGGAAACAGATCATTAATGTAGCATTGATTACTTTgtcctttcaacaaatattcCTGTGTCTCTTATCATTTTCTACAGCACTGGTTCCACCAGACCCAAAGAAACCCAGAATTCTGCATGGAGCTCTTCTCATGAAGGGAAATGTAGGTTTGgattctgatacatgtacttgatagtttttacattttaaagaacttttaacttttaaagaAGTTTTATTTCAATTGACCATTtctgtacattgtatgtgagTCGTACAGTGTATGTGGAAGAGTAAATGTGACATGTTTCCTTGTGTAGTAGAATTATATAACCAATTCATTACATGGGGAGAACATTTGTGAGATTTCATGTGTGCCTGACCGAGTTCATGGGCTCTTAAGATTATGCGGAAACACCACTGTCACCAGCTTACGAGGACCAATCACCTAACAATAACGCCGATTGACATCACATGATTGGCTAGACTAGGCTGGTAACGCTGGTGTTTCCGTATAATCGTAAGTGCCCCATATGTCTGTAAAGTTCAAATTCTGATGATCAGTTAAACTGTGTTGTTGGTTCTGATAGAAGTGGTGCTGAGTGTAAAAGTGGCTGCTCAAGAGTTGTGAACAGAGGTTTTTGCACAGGTGTGGTTCTTGCACAGGTGTGGTTCTTGCACAGGTGTGGTTCTTGCACAGGTGTGCTATTCCCAAAAATGGGATATTTCAGTTGCTGTTGATATATCTTGAAAAGATAATTATATGAATCATTGTGAATGAATAAGAAATAGAGAGATGAACACGAATACATGTTCTCAATGATGTCAggataataaaatacatgttctCAATGATGTCAGGATAATACCATCCAGGTGTTTGAATGACATGCATATGAATCTGAATGGCATGCCTTTTTCGAAATTTGCATTCACACTTGTCAGGCAGCTTTCATACATTTGAATGATTGGGGTATGGACAGTCACCCCCTCATCCCCACCACCCCGGACGTATTTGACCCCCCTGGGCTATTCATTACAAGACACCCCACTTAGAAgatcatgtttatatttccCACTGATCGTATATACAAGTAGATATATAGGGAGGGGGAAAAATGTCcaggaggggaaaatgtccaggaGGGAAAAATGTcccagaggggaaaatgtccgaAAGGAAATGTCCGAAAGGGAAAATGTGCGTGGGAGAAAATGTCCTACAGTTGAATGATCAGGTCATAACATATAGTTTTCTTCATCAGATGTAGTTCATGGTGTCCTTGTTAATAGGGGCATTAATttatcaaattataaatgttaaatattgggggcctccgtggctcatttggttagcgcgctagcatagcgtaatgacacggtagtctctcaccaatgaagtcactgtgagttcaagtccagctcatgctggcttcctctctggccgtatgtgggaaggtctgccagtaacctgcgaatgatcATGAGTtttctctcgggctctgcccagtttcctcacaccataatgctggccgccatcgtataagtgaaatattcttgagtacggcgttaaacaccaatcaaataaataaaagaaatacatattaaatattaatacggccgtatgtgggaaagtctgccagaaacctgcagatggtcgtgggtatacCCTGAGCTCTGCCAGgttccctctcaccatattgctaGCTGCCAtcatatgaaatacatatattcttgagtgtggcataaaccaccaatcgaataaataaattaataaatgttatcACCTGGGGATCATTTGTATAGAATATCTTATACATTTTCTGAATAATATATAACAGCTGATTTGCAAGTTTTTGAAGcattataaaatatattctaGAAACTGAAGAAGTGTTGACTGTTTAAAGATGATGTGTCTTGTTTTAGAAGCTACAGCTGGTAGAGCCTGCGTCTGCCATGAGAGAGCTGGGAATAGATGAGCACCATATCCGCTTTACCTCCACTGTGTCCATAGAAGATGATGGTCCACCCTCCAATACTGCAGACAAGATATACCAGATGGTCAAGAGGTAGGTACAAAAGTCCACATATCATGTACCTAAGTGTAATACCCACCACATACACAGCATCATTCTGATAGTTTTTTTGTATCAgcggctgattccacaaagccttttctgacttaagtcaaatttaaaattaaactttttggtACTGTAAGGtgaaatttgtacatatttgtctaaagataacattgatgaagtGCACAAAATTTTCATGTCTAAGGAGGAAAAAATAAGCTTTGAGGCCATACTTCAAAGTTTGatagtcagaaatggctttctGGAATCGACCTCAGATTCTTGTGCTTGCAGACTACTTCCAAGTGTTTTATTGTGTGTAAGCACTTTCTACAGGGGAAACTTCCATTGTTCGTTGTTCTACAGGAATGCCACGTATATGTAGGATACAATGATGCCACGACAGACGTCTGCTATATATGTGcagtgaaatatatgtgaaaggttaaaaacaaaaacaaacaaacttgtTTTTGGTGACATTTATGCTTATTTGATTTTATCAAGTCCTTTTGTAAAATTCTAGAATACCCTGTTCATGTTAAAAACATTGGACCCCTTGGAGTCCCACATCAAATATCCTGAATTAATTATTTGTAACTtaataaacaagaaacaaagtTACTCTTGATTCACCTGCTGTGTGTAAATGTAGTAGCTTTACACGTATATAGATACTGCTGAGTTCATCCAAAGCCctaatgtaatttaaaaaataatgcaCTCTAACAGTTGAATTTTACTTAAAGTTGTATTTATTCACTaatggaaataaaaacattCAGAGTTTAAAAAACGTAGATCCAACCACAAAAATGGCGCATCCAAAGCCTGAAATACAGAAGAGTCTAACGAAGCAAATTAATCCAGTACACTGGCATGGTCTGCCCTCACTTGGTCTGCCCTCACATGGTCTGCCCTCACTTGGTCTGCCCTCACATGGTCTGCCCTCACTTGGTCTGCCCTCACATGGTCTACCCTCACATGGTTTGCCCTCATTTGGTCTGCCCTCACATGGTCTGCCCTCACATGGTCTGCCCTCACATGGTCTGCCCTCACTTGGACTGCCCTCACTTGGTCTGCCCTCAGATGGTCTGCCCTCACATGGCCTGCCCTCACTTGGTCTGCCCTCACATGGTCTGCCCTCACATGATCTGCCCTCACTTGGTCTGCCCTCACTTGGACTGCCCTCACTTGGTCTGCCCTCACATGGTCTGCCCTCACATGGTCTGCCCTCACTTGGTCTGCCCTCACATGGTCTGCCCTCACTTGGTCTGCCCTCACATGGTCTACCCTCACATGGTTTGCCCTCATTTGGTCTGCCCTCACATGGTCTGCCTTCACATGGTCTGCCCTCACTTGGACTGCCCTCACTTGGTCTGCCCTCAGATGGTCTGCCCTCACATGGCCTGCCCTCACTTGGTCTGCCCTCACATGGTCTGCCCTCACTTGGTCTGCCCTCACATGATCTGCCCTCACTTGGTCTGC belongs to Liolophura sinensis isolate JHLJ2023 chromosome 9, CUHK_Ljap_v2, whole genome shotgun sequence and includes:
- the LOC135475210 gene encoding integrator complex subunit 11-like isoform X2, whose protein sequence is MLDCGMHMGYNDERRFPDFSYITKNGSLTEHLDCVIISHFHLDHCGALPFMSEMVGYDGPIYMTHPTKAICPILLEDFRKIMVDRKGELNFFTSEMIKTCMKKAVAVNLHQTIQVDDEMEIKAYYAGHVLGAAMFYIRVGQQSVVYTGDYNMTPDRHLGSAWIDKCRPDLLITESTYATTIRDSKRCRERDFLKKVHDCVEKGGKVLIPVFALGRAQELCILLESYWERMNLKVPIYFSLGLTEKANHYYKLFITWTSQKIKKTFVQRNMFEFNHIRAFDKAYIDNPGPMVVFATPGMLHAGLSLQIFKKWAPNENNMVIMPGYCVAGTIGHKILNGMRRLEMENKQTLEVKLSVQYMSFSAHADAKGIMQLISQCEPRNVLLVHGEAAKMDFLKTKIQQEFGIDCFKPANGETVSIATQHNIPVDISLSLLKREAAAAGRRVLPEMYELHFGGFQWHFSS
- the LOC135475210 gene encoding integrator complex subunit 11-like isoform X1; its protein translation is MLDCGMHMGYNDERRFPDFSYITKNGSLTEHLDCVIISHFHLDHCGALPFMSEMVGYDGPIYMTHPTKAICPILLEDFRKIMVDRKGELNFFTSEMIKTCMKKAVAVNLHQTIQVDDEMEIKAYYAGHVLGAAMFYIRVGQQSVVYTGDYNMTPDRHLGSAWIDKCRPDLLITESTYATTIRDSKRCRERDFLKKVHDCVEKGGKVLIPVFALGRAQELCILLESYWERMNLKVPIYFSLGLTEKANHYYKLFITWTSQKIKKTFVQRNMFEFNHIRAFDKAYIDNPGPMVVFATPGMLHAGLSLQIFKKWAPNENNMVIMPGYCVAGTIGHKILNGMRRLEMENKQTLEVKLSVQYMSFSAHADAKGIMQLISQCEPRNVLLVHGEAAKMDFLKTKIQQEFGIDCFKPANGETVSIATQHNIPVDISLSLLKREAAAAALVPPDPKKPRILHGALLMKGNKLQLVEPASAMRELGIDEHHIRFTSTVSIEDDGPPSNTADKIYQMVKSKLREYPAQYSTDGSITISESVLVKVSGEDENKDILVSWSHQDEDLGSYLLKLLRGGLR